ttagaATGcatacaaaaattatatttatgtaaataataaatacaattatatttttttttgaactaattTTGATACAATTATATTATGAGATCTATTTTggtatgcatttataaataaatctatGAAACTTAATACCAAtgatgatttatatataaaccatgttttatacataaaattttgtagCATACGTATAAATGAAGTATTATacgtataaaaatatttgacaaaaaaaaatacgtataaaaatataaaaaaaatttccccGCATAGCACCTAGCGAGTTTTCGAGTTTTCAAACAACATCATTTACCTAAGTGTAAGCATGAGCTTCAGATACTCGTTGGCGTCGGATCGggtattttagattttggttctTTTTATAACACCTTCtagcactacaagaaaacatggcAAATCCTGATGAATATTATGACGGATAAAAATATTGTCGGAATATTTTGACGAAATTCTGACGAAACACAGAAAAAAACTCAATAATAAATTGGCGTCGGTATTTCGTCGAAATATTCCGACAAAATACCAGCGAAATAGAATGTGTCGGAATTTTTTCAGGAAATTCTGACAAACTGTCGAGAAATGTGAAATTGTCAGAATTTTGTTGGAAATTTCGGATGAATTTTCATTTATGTCTGGTTATTCTTCAGATTCTGAGTAGAGGAacaatatttagaaaatttgtaatcatattgcatgtaatatttatttttggatttgttAGTTCTTTAATTgcataatataaatatagtttggatttaattttttttgttcttgttaatttataattttttatataacgtttgttaaaaaatttacaacattttctaaaattatttaatattctgAAATTTGGTTATTTCATCGGAATTCCGTCAGTATATTCTTACAGAATTCTGACAAAAACTTATATATTGGGGTTTCGGTTTGAGGTTTCATTTCCTCAGAATTTCGCCTTAATATTCCAATAGAATTTCGACTAACTAACCAAATTCGTCGGAGTTTTGTCAGAATTTTCCTACAGATGTTAAaggattaaatatttttgatatgatTTACTTAATATTAATGTAAACCTGGATACGTACTAGGTCATATAAACACATATTAAGTGTCTATAAAAaagttcaaatttgaaaaacatataatttcgAGAAAAGTGTCTATAAAAAAGTTCGAATTCAGTTCGaactcaaaaaagaaaagattatataaagtttgaatttgaaacaTATAGTctgaaactataatttttatttatttatttttatttatatatctagggTATAAAGGTTTTTTTacctattaaataaaacattttggtGATTTTCCTCCCTATGAtctatttttgtgataaaaacatgaaaataatcTATTTAGGAGAATTTTCCTTTATATTAATgcaactttattatatatatttaaaaacaatttttttgaaatttagaaagttttaaaatattttataaaatgctTTTGGagtttttgtaatttaaaaaacgttataataaatatatttgaaaaatgttttaaagttttatagtttttatatataaaagatcaagttttattatatttatatatgaagaattaaaattatttgttataaactatggtatatatattttaatattaattaatttaaatattatattttaaatatattttttaaaaaatattttattaaattttgacgAATATCATCCGTCAgatttttgttggaaaattataACGAAAATATTTATCGAATTTTTTTGACGGAAGTATTCGACAGAGATATCCGACGAAAAATATTCATCATTTGTTATTCTGACGAATTTCTCTGTCATAATTTGTCTGTTTTCTTGCAGTGTAGGTttcattctaatatttttgcaaGTACAGGTCGGATTCCGATATAACACATCGTTTTCAGATCAGTTTCTATCTTATAATCTATAAAGTAATCATATATCATCTGGATTTAAATTATATCAGATCTCTTCGGATGTACTAgtagtaaaatctaaaattcaaaagcaaaacataaaaatatagatttatataaaattgaatatttaaggtgtttatttaaattttaaacacgTATTGTTAgatataatatcaaaatttgaatatttgaagtatatatttatatttatattaatttggtttctttggatatttttcagattttatAGGTTTTTTCACGTTAGCCATTCATATTCGGTTAATAACATTTCGGGTCCAGATATGTTTTGTAACATCTTACAAAATCTATTCAGTATTTTTTACATTCCAAATCGAATACGGATCAAGTTTTTGGATTATGTTCGGATTTCGGGTGACAGATTTTATGCCCAGCACTACCTGAGTGTTCTAACAATCGGTCTATGTGATGCCTAGTTCGTCAGTAAAAAACTGCAAATCGACCATAAACCTAACGGGTTTtctaaatatgattaaaatcaGTCTATGCGGTAACCCGCACAGACACTAATCTCCTACAAAATGTATAATTACCATCTACCAGTTTCTTGAACACTACATCTTATACTGTATAAATTCGCTTcaccttcttcatcttccttctACAGACTGGACAACTCCCAGCAGCTTCTGCTATCCTGTGCACATATTTTACCATCAGAACGTTAGCTATTTTGGATCAATCTCAATACGATAACTAACAACATATTTCCTACTCCATTAGATTTGATACGTAGACAGttgtatattatattatattagagCATGTTGAGAGACTTGTTAAACTTACTTTGTTCCACACTGATAACAAGAGACGCAATGGCCACAGGGGAGGAAAAAGCAATCTCGTTTAGCATCAAAACAAATGGCACATAGTCGTCTAGTGCTATTACTTGCTTCACCCTCATTACCAGTAAAGTCTTCAAGATCAGCATCATCTGCTGCAAAAGACTCATTAGACGAACCATCCTCATCTTTGTTCACAAGTAATCGTGTTCTCGTTGAATCATTGTCGGTTTGATAACTCTCTCCACCATTACACTGTAACCTTTTCCAGAGTTGTATAGCTACCAGCATGAAGCAAGTCACCAAACCTGCATATGGTTCCAAAAATCGAAACTTTCTCAATGCTCAAATCTGATTATAAATTGCTTTTAAAATGATTGGGAAATAGTTTACCAGTGCCAACTACATATGAAGTCCATCTAGGTTGATATGAGAATCTGACAtaccattcttcttcttctccttcaactGATGGTCCCTGAGCTCAGAGCAATGACACAtgagcatatatatatagattgtgTGGCTGTGTTTCCTTGTGAATACATCATACCTGTCTCGGTGCTGGTGAAGTTAAGACGATAGAATTTTCAACAAGAGACACTGCATTGAATGTGCACTCGCCGTTGCTGAAGGTACACTTGTAGAATGATTCTTTAGTATCATACAAGATAGCCCTTACATCAATATCCAGTTTCACCTGGAGAAAAGATCACCTCAAGTAAAAGAAGTGGACATGTGCAAGAACAAACACAACAGAGACCAAAACTTATTCCAAAGTAGGTAATTATTACCTCTACGTCCTTCATGTTGGAGTTGGCCACAGCAACATAATAACTTGAAGACTTACTTATCTTCACTTCAATAGTACCATTACCTGTAAAGGGATTTGGTTAACTCCTGAGACAACAAATACATATAAGTTGGAAGTCCCATTTGACTAACCTCGAATCAGATTCCATGAGAGAGCTGTGTTCTGAGATGCATGTTTCTCCAATAACTCATAAGAGGCAGGTCCTATGGATTGAAATCATCAGTTGAAATCCTTAAAAGCCAACACTTACACAAACATCAATAAAGAACAGCTTTTGTGTATTACTTTGGGTTCATGATTAATCCAACCAGCAGGCAAGCATAGAAAGATGACccacaaaagaaacaagaaCAAAAGAGATCACAAACCAACCTTCATCGACCACAAGCCGTGCTGAACGGCCTTCCGGTTTAACACTATATGAAATATTCAACGAAGCCCCTTTGTTCAGATAGTATGGCCATTCCTGAGAGAAGTTAAAAATCAGGTAAGTTTGAATCTTTTGACTTCAGGTTTTGATGAGAACAcatgttttaaaagaaacagTCATGAGAATCTTTAACATACGTTGTAAGAGTTATGTAAGACAGAAGCCAAGCGGGACTCTGACCAATTCACTACAAGATCAAGAGGAGGAGATGTATAGAACCCAAATAACTCAAGTCCAGATTTTGAGTCATCTAACTCTTTCACctaaccaaaaaagaaaagaaataaaaatccaTTCTCAGCAACTTAGCACACAGTCTCTCCTGATAGAGAGAGTGAACCAGACAACAACAACCTTTACGCTTTGGACAAAAATGGTGTTTGGTTCAATAAGAAGAGCAGAGTTGGGTCCAATCCAGACGTTTCTTGGTCCGTAAACACCAACAATCATAGCCATCGACACTGAGTCATAAAAAAAGACAGTCAAATTCAGACAACAGTTCCCTAAAAAGGACAAGACTTTCAAAAACAGAGCAAAGTCAAAAGTGTCGGAAACAAACCAAAGAACCAGAAAATGATAACCACAGCGAAGCAGGACACGCGTTGTTCAACACCGGCCGTTGAAGCGTTCCCACCGGACAAGGTAAGATCGGGCCGGCTTAAATCCCGATGATTAAACAGGGGAtcaacatcttcttcctctctgttagaagacgaagaagaagacacaGAGGGGAGATGAGGAGGAGATGAATCCATCTAGAGAGAGGGAAAGGAAGAAGGAAGTGATGGAGGAGAGGATGATGAAACTGACAAAACCCTCTAAAGATGTAAAGAAGGAGAAAAAGCTGAGAATGTGAGAGGAGGTGGTGAATCCATGAAGATAATTAAAAGTAACGGTTACACACTGTTTGAAAATGGTTATCACCTGCGAGTCTTCGTCTTTTCTCTCCGTCGTTGAACGTTAGAAAAGTAAACGACGGTGGTTAAGGCTTTATAAGGTTTGACCTCTTTGACGGTGTTTTAGTACTTTAccacaaatttttatttttttattttttgtcgacaaaaaaaaatgataaatatgtATGCATTCAATAATAagcaatattatatataaatgaaacaaGAATGTAAAGATAAACAAGATTAGTCCatctgaaatattatttaaactcaTATATTCCATTGTCATGAGGAAACTATAACATATTAAATCTGAGTAAGATgtctaactaaaaatataaggtgatttttattaaaataataaatttatatttaaatataacttttaaaataaaatataatgttattagattttttatttgaaaatccattttattatatatatatatatattaagttatgTATTTACAATCTTTCtagttatttaaaatgttttgatataattttttagttaaaaaataaaaatttaaatctcatagttttatatgaaattttgaaatgGTTTAACAAAACcataataaaattttttttcaGGAAACCCCATCTAAAATTCTTACTAAAAATCACTTTTTGTTATTGATTGAATACAATGTTGTTCTTAGTTTATCTGAAACATGATcgatatgtttttatataagcAGTGCCGGACCAACCTTTGATACTGccccaatcaaaatttaaaactatgtctttgtatatattttatcgAAATCGCAAAACAGtgaaaaataacataaatacattatttagtaaaaaaatcaaaacctacAATCTGTTTATAAAAACAGTGATATTATATACACCtattattagaaatataattttacttacatttttttctacaaaatcATCATTTAGAATCATATAATCAAGTCTTTCAACCATAACCATTTTAATTGATAATATAACTaactcatttaatttttttggtagcATAAAAAACTGCAAATAAATGTTTATTAGCATCAATTTCGAAAATCTTCTTTCAGCTGTGGTTAGCATCATGTAACCCAAAGAAAACTTTATATCTAGCCTGGTTGGAAATAATTATGGGCCTAGTGCCCcacttaaaaatattatagacattttgagttttttctttcaaactaaacaaaaaattgtGGGATCCCGATGGTTGTGCACAAAAAGTTGTGGGATCCCGATGGTTGTGCATTGTCAGCCCATGACAAAAGTAGAATCAgtcaaatgatatatatttttgttataccGTAACGTGTTCATCAAAGTGTGTACACCGGAACATGTGTGCACCGTAGGTATATGAACTTGTTTGATTTGTTTCGGTTAAACAAACAGCACCAGAGATGACACTGATTTcgaatttttaatttctttctcTGGGCACTAATGTAAAACTGTGTATATTTCGAAAGACTCTGCATTCTTTGTCTTCGAGAGAGACTAGAGATAATCAAGTTACCTTTTCTCAGAAAACGTTCTAATCGTGGGTCAAGAAAGTGGGTTTTCCAGCCACGGCCAATGGAAGAAGATGATCCATCTTCTTTACGAGAAACGCTGAATGTTTCTCTTTCATTCTCTTGTACACAACACGACTCAATACATTGCAGGAACCAAGAGTTCATGCTATCTGTTCCTGAGAGCTATGGTCCAGTGAAACTGGTAAACCCATCCTAAAACATATGGAGGTTTTTTTATTCTGAATGCAACTTATGTGGTTTGTCTGTGATTGCAGGAAGTGTACGATTATGACACATTCTCTGCTGATGACATAATGGGAGAAACTGAACTTGATATCCAACCTCTTATCACATCTGGAATTGCATTTGGGGATACTGAGATGTTGGGGGATATGCAGATAGGAAAATGGATGAAGTCGCATGATAATCCGCTTATAGATGACAGCATCATTAACATTGTCGATGGGAAAGTGAAACAAGAGGTTCAGATCAAGCTTCATAATGTAGTGTGGAGAATTAGAACTGGAAATGGTTGCCACTTGAACCAATAATATACAATAGGTTTCATTGTTATTAAACCACAATTTGCTTATTCTTTTGTTGGAACATTTTTGGATCTTTCCACTGGATTCTTgtttgtaatattttgtttctgatggttatatatattttacagagTACAGTGCATTATATTGTTTTTGATGGATGAAAATCAAAGAAAGCCTTCACCCTTTTGGCCTAGTTTCGTACTTTTATGATTGGTTACCAAATGGACACAGGagaaatctgtttttttttttgagcaactggAGAACATCTGTTTTAAGTCGCAAGTTTTCCATTACAACAACTTTTCTCACTACCAGAGAAAGGTTAATCTACAAGAATCATCTTCCTCTTACTCGAGCATTACAGACATCTAGGCGTGGAAGAACCACATGAGACTAAATCTGAAGAACTACACTATCAAACTCTGTTGCTAAAGTAGCCACAATGAGACTTGAAGCTAATTTTAAAACACATGAATGTAAGCAAAATACTATCTATAACAAAGAGAATGAATTTCCAAACGCCACTATTAAGTATTTAACCACCTGTCTGAGAAACCGCATTATTAACCATAAAGGCATTGGGCTTTAAGCTAATTCCAATGTAAAAGTAGAAGACAAtaacaaagagaaagagaacGTAGTTGCCTAAGCAGAGCGtgagaaaaccctaaaccacttCCGCAGGTCTCCAAAACGTTAAAGCTACAGCCCCATTCAGTCGCAAGATCTCAGAAGTATTATGCTAAGCAACTACTTAAACTTCATTCTTGTCACCTGATAATACTAAATCGAACCATACTACACTAAATAGCAAACGACACAATATTTATAAGCTCACAAAGCACAAGTAAAGAGACAAGGATAAAGAGCAACGACTCATATATTTCACAAATAGAAAAGTTCCAACTTGGGTTATAACGAAAGAGAAACAAGAACGCAAAGGGATCATCAATTATTCATCAGGGGCTTTATAAACCCCAAAACACAAAGCATAAGTagctttcaaaagaaaaaaaagacataagACTTTTAACCCGAACACAGGGGGTTTTAGATACCACCACGAAGACGGAGGACCAA
This genomic stretch from Raphanus sativus cultivar WK10039 chromosome 3, ASM80110v3, whole genome shotgun sequence harbors:
- the LOC108844889 gene encoding E3 ubiquitin-protein ligase APD1; the encoded protein is MDSSPPHLPSVSSSSSSNREEEDVDPLFNHRDLSRPDLTLSGGNASTAGVEQRVSCFAVVIIFWFFVSMAMIVGVYGPRNVWIGPNSALLIEPNTIFVQSVKVKELDDSKSGLELFGFYTSPPLDLVVNWSESRLASVLHNSYNEWPYYLNKGASLNISYSVKPEGRSARLVVDEGPASYELLEKHASQNTALSWNLIRGNGTIEVKISKSSSYYVAVANSNMKDVEVKLDIDVRAILYDTKESFYKCTFSNGECTFNAVSLVENSIVLTSPAPRQGPSVEGEEEEWYVRFSYQPRWTSYVVGTGLVTCFMLVAIQLWKRLQCNGGESYQTDNDSTRTRLLVNKDEDGSSNESFAADDADLEDFTGNEGEASNSTRRLCAICFDAKRDCFFLPCGHCVSCYQCGTKIAEAAGSCPVCRRKMKKVKRIYTV